TGCATCAGATCAATAAACAAATTATTTCCCTAACATGGGGAGGTCCCAATCACTGCgtattttcttaatattttgtACAGGTCACTTCCTGCTCTTGTTCTTCTTGGGTTTAAATTTCCCTTAAACGCTTTGTGATGTCTTTCACTAACTTTGCCTTGAATTTATCTTGTACTCCCCCTTTATCTGAGTATCCCCACATTCTGCCTttaggaaaagagaagaatggTTCTCCCTGGTGACAAAATTGATAGTTTCCAGGTGCCCATCCTCCCATTCCTGAATCTGTTGCTACCCAGTAACTCTTCTCTCCTATTGTACAGGTTTCAGGTTGTCCTGGCCCATAACATCCTGCATTAATATGAGTGTGTGCTCGGGCCATGGTCCAGCCATACTTTACATTTTGGTCGCACTTCAAGCAGGGATTGGTTTCCCATTCCCTGGAAGACCCAATAGTACCAGAAGGCCCCACAGTTTTATTGTCCCtcttcctccttggcctcccggggtgctcccagcagtgagggGTGCCATCTTCTCAGCAGCAAGGATATTCTTCAGGGGTTCCATGTGAGCTTTCTTGCATTCCGTGCCGTTTCTTAAATACTTCCCAGTTCTTTGCTTTGGCTCGCTCGGATCCACAAGGGACTCGATTACGTTTGCAATGCTCAATCTTTTTAATGTTTGCCTCACTTGATAGTCCCCCTCTCAATCCGTATTTCCACAACATCCACCACTCATAAGAATCTAGTTTTAATGTTCCTTCGTCTAGtttcttttataaaaaatatattcagataAAATCTCTTCAATATGTTTACACTCTGGACACAACCCACTTGTAGGATCACCCCTGTGACAATGATAACACCACCTCTCCTTCCAATAGTTGCATTCAGTGCTTACAAAGGGATAGCAATTACAGTCCTTTTCAATACAGGTTATTTTATCTCCCGACATCTCTTGAGAATATGGCATCCCATATAACATCTTGCATGGGGAGATCCCATGCTCTGAGTTTGGCATTGTTTGCATATTTAACCACAGCAATGGTAAATACTCGGTAAATATTGGATTAATGCTTAATCCAAGATAGTTTTTTTTCAATCATTAGTTTTGCTGGCTGATGCTTTAGGGTCTGGTTCATTCTTTCAACTCTCCCCAAACTCTGAGGGTGCCAAGGGGTATAATATTCCCAAGAGATCCCTAGAGCTTTCATTACTTTTAACACTTTTGAGGTAAAGTGGGAACCCTGAACTGAATCAATCACTCTAATCATCCCAAATCATGGaattatttcttctgaaataatcTTTGTAACAAAATGTGCTGTTGTTTGTGCCACAGAGTAGGTCTCTACACAATGAGTTAATTGGTCTGCTATTACTAACAAATACTTGTATCTTCCCATTTTCTGTAGTTTGGTAAAATCCACTTGTATCTTTTCAAAAGGCCTATAGgcagtttttctctctccctgcaaGGTCTGTCTAGATGTCTTCTTGTTAATTTTCTGGCAAATAATGCATCCTTGTGTCTTCTGTTTTGCTATATCAAATATTCTTATACATgcaaaaatctttaaaaagtgGTTGCTTAGTGCTTGTGTTCCCCAATGAGCTCATTAATGTAACTGGGGAATTATTCTTTTAACATCACTTTTAGATAGCATTTCTCTACCATCTGGTAAAAGCCACTTATGCCCTTCTAGCTTAGCCCCTAGTTTCTGCATCTCTTGTATTTCCTTTGAGATATAGCATTTTTGATATTTTGTATCATCCTCactttttttcaaattatttaaaaacacagGTAAGCATACTGCTGCCCTTTGTGCTTCTGCATCAGCCAAATTATTGCCATGAGTCTGATAATCCGTTCCTCTCTGGTGTCCTCTTACATGGACAGCAGTTATCACTGATGGACCCCTCAAAGCTTCTGATACTCTTATGGGAACAACGGGATTACTTATTTCAATCTTAATGGGTCCAGTCTTCAGCTTTCCTATTTCCTCTTTATGGTGCCACActtttggattaattttgtcTTTATCTTCTGACATTAAGGTATAAAACTGTACCTGTAGTTCTCCTTGTTTCACTTCTAAATTTACTCCTAAAGCTCTAACTAAATTTCTTCCTAGCATATTATTGTCTGCTTCTGGTACCAATAACAAATCATTCAAACAAATCCTATTTTCTGATTCAATTTCAACATTTTCAAGTATAGGTACTTTAAATGGTTCCCCTTTTGCTGCCACAACTAGAGCAATTTCTTAAGTAATTTTACCCCCTTTGAGGAGGTGCTGTATAGTTGATCTTTCTGCTCCAGTGTCCACTAAAAAGTAAACTTCTTCCCCTTGGGGACCTATTTTTAGTTCTATCAAGGGCTCTTTTGATGATCTGGTCCTCAAGATGTGCAGCCCCTGACACCCCTATTTGTCCtcttcagacttttttttttttccccatccttTTGTTGTTGCCTACAGCTTTGCTTTGTCTTCTCCCTCCTCACTAATAGCAATGATAATCTGCAGGACCATCTCTGGGATTTCTCATTTGGGGAAGTTTCTTATAATCTCCCCTAGGTCTTTGTCCTTCTGTTCTAAAcgctttcttttcccccttctgAGTTTCCCTCACAGCTGCTACAAATATCTTGGcttttgccttttgtttttcttcacttCTCCTCACATACATCTTTTGGTCTTCCCACAATAGCTCTTGGAGACCCCAGTCCTGCGAATCCTCTCATTctctaacctttttttttttttttttttaatgtctccCCATAATTTTGCCACAAATGGAGTTTGAAGCAATGCTGTTCCTACTGGTGAATCTGGGTCCACTCCTGAATACATTTGCAGGCTCTTTCTGAGCCTCTCAGGCCAATCTGTAGGTGTTTCATCTTTTTCTTGGCGCACGCTGAAGGCCTTGTTAATATTTTGCCCTCGAGGTATGGCATTCCGTATCCCTTGTATAATGATATCTCTAAGGTCCCTCACATTTTGTCTGTCCCACTCGTTCTGATTAGGCCATTTTTGATCCCCATGTGGACCCTGCTGGTGTCTCCTTTCCCAGTCTCTCATTCCTGCTTGCCTAatcatttccctttcctcagtAGTAAATAGTATTCCTAATATAGCTTGAAGCTCATCCCAGGTGTAGGTAATTGGCCCTAAAAATTGGTCTAACCTCTCGGAAACCCCTAAAGGTTTTTCAAGCAGCCGccccatttcctttttaaattctcTTACATTCCCCGTATGAAGTGGGACTGCTACAGATGCTATTCCCCTATAATTTCTTCCAATAAGTATTTCTCTCAAGGGGAATAGTCTCTTCTTTTGATCCTTCTCCTCCACACTAGAATTATTTTCCTGGCGTTGTTCTCTCCTCTTGCTCCGAGTCCTACTAGATGGTGATGATGGTGGTGGAGTCTTCGAGCTCTGGGGCCTCTCAGGGGAGGAGAGAGTTTCCTGCCCTTGATAGGGAGGGGGCAAATTGTCTAACAGTTCCcaaggtttttgtttttcctttgcctttctcttttttttagttttcaggGGGTATAATGTTATCACTGCAGAGAcccccccctccctccaaagTGCCACATAATCACTTTCCTCCTGATCAAAGGGTTCCTTACTATTTACTATATTTTATTCCAAGCATCAGTCATCTTGGTACCTCATTTCTTTTACTCTACTATACTTCTTTTATTTCAATGCTTTATTTGGATATTTGGTGAGAAAGATCTAAAACCTTTTTTTGTGTCTATTTTGGACACAGCAGATAGAAGCATTTGCTGATTCCATTGCCAATTGACACGAATCACAAAAACATTTGTCACACAATCAGGGGAGTATgagccctgggacccccaaaagcCCCTCAGCATGGCTGAGCAGAACCCGGGAGAGGGGCGATGCCCAGCACCCATGGgggcccagcagctctgagaagagGGACCCCCATAACCTCAAATAAGGACACTGGAAGCAGGGAATTCCTAGGTAGTGGTTTTGGACTTAGTCAattttggaggtatttctgGCCACCAGCCACCCAGTGAtttctagagatggacttggccAGTGGACCTTCAAAGCCAATGCACTCAcatcttgtttttccccaaatcagGATTGTCCATTCCCAAACCTTCTCtggatggaggagaaggctgcgaggaagcAGAAGATGCCCCAGGacactgaggcaggtgaggaagAAATCACTacccctttctccctctctcctgctccatctcccagcccagcactgcccctggctgcaggacaaccctgctgccaacgctgtcctgctggggatggattGGGAggatctccttctccttccctctggcacggaggcaaatcccatcctctccttttccttctcctgcagacaaggagctgaggatggagagcagggaggacacaTCCCCAAAGGAAAAACCTCATGGACGAGGCCGTTTTCAGCGgctccacagcacaggaatctaatggggaggaaaagccccggagatccctcaggaggaggggctccaaacccagcccaggatgCTCTGAGGGGTAAagacccagcctgtgccaggaaggcagccagaGATCTGGCCAGAGCTCTGAGGTGCTGGTCAATGAGCAGCTTGATGATGGCAAGAAGCCCCACCAGTGcttggaatgtgggaagagtTTTCCCGCGAGCTCCCACCTGATCgtccaccagaggatccacaccggggaacggccctacgagtgtggggaatgtgggaagagcttcaggatcAGCCACCAACTCACTgcccaccagaggatccacaccggggaacGGCCCcacgagtgtggggaatgtgggaagaggttCCGGAACAGATCCCACCTGATCGTCCACCgaaggatccacactggggaatggccccaCGAGTGTGGGGAATATGGACAGAGGTTCAGGATCAGCTCCCACCTGATTgtccaccagaggatccacaccggggaatggCCCCAcaagtgtgaggaatgtgggaagagcttcagggtcagctcccacctgatcatCCACCAGACGACCCACACCAAGGAACGACCCTATAAATGTGGagaatgtgggaaaagcttcaggaggagctccagcctgaaaCTCCACCAGATAATCCATACTGGGATACGCCCCTATgtgtgtggggagtgtgggaagcgTTTCCGTGACAGCTCTGGCCTGATCATCCACCAGACAATGCACACTGGGGAATGCCCCTACACCTGCTctgaatgtgggaagagctacATGGGGAACGCCAGCCTGATCATGCACCAGAGGAtgcacactggggagaggccctacgagtgcggggaatgtgggaaaagcttcagccagAGATGGTATCTGATTCGCcaccagcagatccacactggggagaggccctgtAAGTGcagggaatgtgggaaaagcttccgTGCGCCCTCCACCCTGATTgcccaccagaggatccacactggagagaggccctacaagtgcggggaatgtgggaaaagcttcaggcagagctccgcCCTAAATGCCCACCAGAGAATTCACACaggggagaggccctacaaatgtggggaatgtgggaaaagcttcagccagagctccagcCTGATTGCCCACCAGAGAATTCACACTGAGGAGAGGCACTGTGAGTGTCCTGAGTGTGGGGAGAGGTTTCAGAGCAGATACCGTCTCCTCAAGCATCAGCAGATTCACACAGAatagaggcccttctgctgccacGAGTGCGGGAGGGGCTTTAAGAGAAACTCCACTCTCATCACCCACCATCAGATCCacgctggggagaggccctaagAGTGTCCCAAGTGTGGGAAGCGCTTCTCCCAGAACTCTACTATGACCCAGCACCAAGGGAGGCAGCAGTAAgggaagccctacaagtgctccGTGTGTTGGAAGAGCTTTGAGCGCTGCTCCAACTCCATCCCCCACTGGAGGTCCCCCGTTGGATGGTCCACAGTGAGACTTGGTGATCCATGGTCCTGGTGATTCTGATTCCTGTTAGAAAGACACCTGGCTGGTGGTCTGCACATCTTCCTGGCTTCCCTTGGACACTTGGACACAGCCAGAGAAAAATCCACTGGGATGCAAACCGACATCAGAATTTCATAGGGGACCGCACAGTTTTTTACTTTCGACCCCAAAAATACTCACCTTTTACATCCAGTCATTTCTTCGGGTGGCATAAAGGATGgtgttggaggttttttccaacctaaatcatTCCACGATTCTAATTCTCCCTGGACCAGAGACATCTTTCATAGCCAAATGGTGATGGACTGGGGCACAAAACCAGGATTTTGGAGGCAGTGGAGTGGAAATTCCTCTAGAAAAGGTCCTTTCTACCCACCAGGCACATGAATACTCAGCCAGCATGGACACGTAAATCCTGTTATTTTGGCCTTGATTTTCTATCATTTCTGTTCATCCCTTCACCCACCATTGGggtaaaaataaagacatttaaCTAAGTCACGGATGGTGACATTGGGGAACATGGTGGGGATCatggtggggctggggacatggaCAAGGACGTGGGTGCGGACATGGCTGTGGATGGCGATATTGGGCATGGGGGGGGGGTGTCACAGGTATAGATGGTGACATGGCCATGGATGAGGACATGGGGGACGTGGCCATGGGTGGTGACAAGTGGCTTAGGGGACAAGTCCATGGGTTGACATGTCCATGCCATGAGGTGTCCCATGACCAAGGACAGCACATCCCCACCAGCACCATGATACTGTCCCCTTCATGCTCCCGTTTATTCCCTGCTCTTTCCCTGGCTGTGACACCTCCCTTGCaggatgtccccatgtcctggTGACCCGTGTCCATCAGCCACTCCcagtggctccagcagcagccagagcccgtcCTCAGCACGCAGGATCAGCTCGGGCTTGCGACGCAGGGGTGGCCTCGCCGTGTCCCTCCACAGCACAAACCGGGACAGTGTCAGTGCCACTGCCACCTTCATCTCAGCCATGGCAAAGCTCTACCCGATGCAGTTCCTGCCACCACATCCCCACTGTCAGTGTCACCCCACTGTGAACCCAGCCAGAGACggaggtggcacctggggacactcctgTCCCCAGTCCACCACTTACCTGGGGCCAGCAGAGAAGGGGATGAAGGACAACCGGGACCATCTCTTGCTGTTCTCTGGGCTGAACCTCAGAGGGTTGAACACCTGGGGTGACACCAGCACAGTCACACcgaggggacacagctgtcaCCATCATGGTGACAAGGACACCTCATAGGGTGGCCCTACCTCAGGCTCAGGCCAGAGGTCTGGGTTGTGGTGGGTCCTGTAGATGCTCATCCGGCAGATGACTCctggtgggatgggaatggcCACTTTAGGGACAGCAGATGAGGGtggctggtgacactggggacaccttggcCATGCTATATCCTTGGGGTGGCACAGCCATCACGCAGGGGGATGTCCTCAGTGCAGCACTGGGACACAGCAatgacaggagggtgcagctgcaggctgttcTTGATGCACATGGTGGTgaagggcagctgggacaggtccTCCCTGGGGACAAAGCGGGGGTGGCATCGTGTCCCCAAGCCACATGAcctggggtggccctggggacatctCACCATTCAATGTCCGCAGTGTCCCGgccagccaggagctcctggaccTCCTGGCAGCATCGCTCCTGGTGCTCAGGGTGGCCAGCCAGGTTGTAGAAGAGCCATGCCAGGCCACTGGCCGTGGTGTCATGACCTGTGGGGACATTGGGTGAGTGAGGGGACACTGGAGTGGCTCCTCCCCAGTGGCGCCTGGGAGCTCGTGCTCACCCTCAAACATGAAGGTGTCAGCCTCAGCCGCGATGTCCTCGTCTGACAGGGTGTGGCCGTTCTCGTCCTGCGGGGGTGAGATAAGCCAGGGGCCACCTGGGGCCACCGGTCTACGGCCAAATCCCATCCATGGCCACCACTCTTCCCTAATGGCCACCACCCTACAGGCACCACCATCCCACTGGCCATCAGCTCTATGGTCAATGCTGCCCATGGCCACCACTGTTCCCCTGTGGCCACCAGTCtatgccccagcccaccatggccaccAGCATCCTCCTGGCCTCCATGGCCAACCCTTCCATGGCCACCACCATCCCCTAGACCACCATCCCCCCATGGCCACCACCCTATGGTCACCATCATCTCCCCATGGCCATAGCCACCCTCTTGTGCACTTCCATGTCTCCATGGCCACCATCATCCCCCATCCCCTCATGGCCACCAAAGGACGAGGGTTGGGGGACAACCAGAGGCTGGACATGGTGACACTTTGGGTGGCCTTGGGGAACCTCAAGGACAGGTTGGTGGCCACTGTGGGGTGGCATTTGGCCTGGCCATGCTGACACCTCTGGGACCTGTGGACTTGGGTTGGTGGccactgcctgggcactgccaggtctCTGTGCCAGGTGCAGTGACACCCATGGGTGGCCCTGGGGATCTGTCTGATGTCCCATGTCCTACCTGAGGCActgaggagtggctggagggtgctggggtgGAAGAGGCGcaggacaggcagccagggaagtCCCCACCAGAGGCAGCCATGAGGGTACTGGGCCACCAAGGTGTCCACCTGCTGTAGGGCTTCCTCCGtgctctggccctggggacaaCAGGACATGTGTGTCACTGGGGGCACAGATAGGCTTGGGGACGTGTGTCCTCAGCATACTGCCAGCCTTGGGGACATGTGTGattgtccccactgtccccctgGCAGTTGCCACCACTCTGTCCTCACCATCCCAAGTGCCACCACCCCATTCCTTCTGTCCCCTCACAGGTGCCACCACCCAATTGTTCCTTTGCTGGTGCCTCCacccctgtccccgctgtccccgcaggtGCCACCCACTGTCCCCTCACCATGCTGGTGTGTCCCAGCAACCAATTGCagcaggatgggatggggaaCTTGTTCAGCTGGCGACAAGTGGCCCAGAATCGGGTGACAGCCACCAGCACATCCCGGAGCCACCGCAGCCGCAGGGCCACCACAAAGGTGCCCAGGGCCACCGTGCCCAGGGAACCTAGTGCTGTGGCCACCGCCATGAAACcgctcctggggacagggcaagGGGCGGGCATGGGCGGTGTCACCGCGGGGTCACGTGGCGCCGTGCTGGGTGTCACCAGATCCGCCTTTTGTCGTAATGCATGTTCTGGTGGCAGCATCCTCTGACACGTCCTGATGGCATCTTGTGCTGACATGTCCTAGTGCAGCGTCCCCACATGTGTATCCTGGTGGCATCGTGTTCCCCGCTCCATGTGTCCCtgtctctccttccctctgtgtATCACCATCCCCCACCTGTGTGTCCCTATCCCTCTGCACATATCCCTGTCCACTTTCTCCGTCGTCGTGTGTTCCTGTCCCATCCTAGTGTCCCCGTTCCAATCTCCCCCATGTGACCCCGTTCCCTTccatgtgtccctgtcccctctgagtgtcctcatccccatctcccccctGTGACCCTGTTCCTTtccgtgtgtccctgtccctctctgtaTGTCCCCTGGCCCCCGCCCCTGGTGGGACCAAAAATCCCCGAGGTCCTGGGGCCATATCCTGTGGGATATTCACGTGTCCCACagcatgtccccgtgtcccataGGATGTTCCCGTGGCTGTTCCTTGCACTGAGcttctgccctgtgccagcacagagagggaCACCCCATGACACCCCATAGCACCCCACGGCACTTTGAcctctggttttgtcttttctccttGGTTTGGTGGGCACCTCTGGCACAATCCTCTGGTACAAGTGGAGGTCGTGATGGTTCAttaactgatctcagagtgcCAAAATCAACACAGAGGGGATTTCAGTATTGatcaaaacaaatgcacctTTTATTGACTGCCCACAGCAAATGCCATAGAAGGGttagaaaagagataaaagattaagacagagagagagagacaaacAGAGGGTATAGCTACCAAACATAGAGACAAAATCTTCGTGGTCCAGGTTGATGGAAATTCACCTTGTGATGTCAGGGAGAATCTCAATGTCCTGGTTAACTCAGGTATTGTATTTGTGTTTCCCCCAGacaaggaaggaatgatgaatctgactccatgttctcagaaggcaattgattattttatgatactatattatattaaaagaatgctatactaaactatactaaagaatatagaaaggatacttacagaaggctaaaaagataataatgaaacttgTGACTCcctccagagtctgacacagcttggccctgattggccaatagGTCAAAACAATCAGAGcaaaaaccaatgaaacaatcccCTGTTGGTAAAtgatctccaaccacattccacatgagcaaaacagaggagaagcaaatcagataatcattgctttcatttttctctgagatttctcagcttccctggagaaaaatcctgggcaaagggatttttcagaaaatgtgaatgtgacacTCAGGGGTCTATTATAGTCCTTTGCCAAGGGGGGGAACAGGTAATTCTCTTGAAATTGCTGAGGGGGAACAGGTACAATGAAGAGTAAGTCTGTTGAAACCGTCAAGGGGGAACAGATCATGTTCTCAGCAGTGAGTGAGAgtcattgttttcttgatcCAACGACCACACCTGGCACATCTCCCTTCAGTTTGGTCAGCCCCTCCCCATTATAGAATCATAGGGGTCTCagtcacagcccttgggaggGGGGGCTGCAATCTCTTTGTGTCATGGTGGTAGAGAAGCAGATGAAGGGTTTTCCGTGAGGGACCACCAACGTTACTCCTGAAAGTTCATTTGGCCAAGAGGTGGGGAAATTCATGGGCTATTGCCAAGAAGCAGGTGCAAGCATATAGGGCGAGtcgctcctttgccagccccctGCTAGAAGCAGTCACTGAAAACACAGCTGTGCACAATCACTTGGGCAGCAtccacctcagccaggccagaactccAGTCAGGGTCCTCGGGGACCCAGTCTCTGTCCTTGCGATGGTCATGAGGCAAATGAGGGAAAGTTCAGACCATCACTTACAAGGGCCCACGGCCCCAAAGGGGCCTCTGGATTCTCCAAgaccccagagtgtcacagggTCCCTGTGAtcccatcagtccctgcagtgtcaccatgttcCTAGAAAACACTGGAGTGTCAAAAAGTCCTCATGAATCCccgcagtgtcaccatgtccccaggaggccctgcagtgtcacagaggaacagcactggagtgggcacagcaccaggggaggtttggcagTGTTTCACTCTCTGTGAGACCACAGCAGTGGAAGCCACAATGttcccctctctctgacactaCAGGTGTGGCAGTACCATCTCCCCCTCTTTGTGagaccacagcagtggcaattcCAACATTCCCTTCTTTGACACCACACGGGTGGCAGCCCCAAAACTCCACTCTTTATGACACCACAGCAATGGCTGCCCCAGTGTTCCATTCTCTGTCACACCAGAGCAGTAGCAGTGCCAACATTcctctctctgtgacaccacaatGGTGGCAATCCTgaccttcccctctctctgacaccacagcagttacagccccagcgttcccctctctgtgacaacacagctgtggcactcccCCTAGTCCCCCTCGCTGTGACACCAGAGGTGGCACCCCCAGCGCTCCCCtctgtctgacaccagcacagtggcAAAACAAAGATtcccctctctatgagaaaacagtggtggcagccccaaGGTTCCAATCTCTCTGACACCACATCTGTGGCAGTCCCAGTGTTCcactctctgtgacaccacagtggtcACAACCTCAACTTTCCCCTCCTcgtgacactgcagctgtggaagcCCCAAGTCCCCGTCTCTGTGGAACtgcagcaggggcagccccagtgtctctccctctctgtcaccacagtggtggcagccccaaagttcccctctctgtgacactgcaggggtggccATCCAAAGTTCTACTCCCTATGACAGCACCACAGTGGCAGTTccaacattcccctctctgtgacacctcaacatctgcagccccagtgtttctctgtcagtgacatgacagcagtggcaataccaATGTCCCCTTGTCTATGATACCAAAGAGGTTGTAACCCCAACCTTgctctctctgtgacaccacaggggTGGCAGTCCCATTGTCctggtctctgtgacaccacagctgtggcagtccccttgtcctggtctctgtgacaccacagtggttTGTTCCCAAACGTTCCCCTCTCTgagacactgcagctgtggcagcagcactggaacagaagcagcagccgtggaacaacaggggagcaggggaggagcagagacagagctctGGAACAGTGGGAGAtaagcagtgctggagcagtgctggagctgtgatggagcagtgctggagcagtgttGGACAAGCAGAGCAACTGTGCTGGaacatccccagagcagcactggagcagcttttgagcAGCAGTGGAGTAAGCACGGAAAAGGTGAAACAGTGGTGGAACCAGAACCACAGCCATGAACAGTGGTGGCATGctggtggcacattggtggcacattggtTACACATAGGTGGCACACTGGTGTCACACTGTTGGCACACTGGTGGCACAGGCCCCACGGCCGTGGAGCGGCAGAGGAGATGCCGACGCTGCGGGACACAGAGCGGCTCCGAGcgctctgtcctgcagggactggctctgcacacCACAGCGATCCCAGCAGGCTGACCCAGAGCGGGTACAgaagcaggaattgctgctgggctctggaaggcagggatggagaacaTTTAATGGTGACCTGGGGGTTTGATCCTGCTCATTGTGGCCgcttttggggtgccaggaccGTTCCAGTCCA
This sequence is a window from Passer domesticus isolate bPasDom1 chromosome 29, bPasDom1.hap1, whole genome shotgun sequence. Protein-coding genes within it:
- the LOC135287420 gene encoding zinc finger protein 239-like; amino-acid sequence: RPSLCQEGSQRSGQSSEVLVNEQLDDGKKPHQCLECGKSFPASSHLIVHQRIHTGERPYECGECGKSFRISHQLTAHQRIHTGERPHECGECGKRFRNRSHLIVHRRIHTGEWPHECGEYGQRFRISSHLIVHQRIHTGEWPHKCEECGKSFRVSSHLIIHQTTHTKERPYKCGECGKSFRRSSSLKLHQIIHTGIRPYVCGECGKRFRDSSGLIIHQTMHTGECPYTCSECGKSYMGNASLIMHQRMHTGERPYECGECGKSFSQRWYLIRHQQIHTGERPCKCRECGKSFRAPSTLIAHQRIHTGERPYKCGECGKSFRQSSALNAHQRIHTGERPYKCGECGKSFSQSSSLIAHQRIHTEERHCECPECGERFQSRYRLLKHQQIHTE